The following are encoded together in the Chaetodon auriga isolate fChaAug3 chromosome 6, fChaAug3.hap1, whole genome shotgun sequence genome:
- the gnb5a gene encoding guanine nucleotide-binding protein subunit beta-5a → MRSPLIPEMATQEVQLNETLAHLKTESETLKSKLEEERAKLHDVELHQVAEKVEGLGQFVMKTRRTLKGHGNKVLCMDWCKDKRRIVSSSQDGKVIVWDAFTTNKEHAVTMPCTWVMACAYAPSGCAVACGGLDNKCSVYPLSLDKNENLAAKKKSVAMHTNYLSACSFTNSDMQILTSSGDGTCALWDVESGQLLQSFHGHAADVLCLDLAPSETGNTFVSGGCDKKANVWDMRSGQCIQSFETHESDINSVRYYPSGDAFASGSDDATCRLYDLRADREVAIYSKESIIFGVSSVDFSLSGRLLFGGYNDYTINVWDVLKGTRVSILFGHENRVSTLRVSPDGTAFSTGSWDHTLRIWA, encoded by the exons ATGAGATCCCCTCTAATCCCTGAAATGGCGACACAGGAGGTACAGCTGAACGAGACTCTGGCCCATCTCAAAACGGAGTCGGAGACGCTGAAGTcgaagctggaggaggaaagagcgAAGCTGCACGACGTCGAGC tacaTCAGGTGGCAGAGAAGGTGGAGGGGCTGGGTCAGTTTGTCATGAAGACCCGGAGAACTCTGAAGGGACATGGCAACAAAGTTCTGTGTATGGACTGGTGTAAGGACAAGAGGAGGATCGTCAGCTCCTCACAG GATGGGAAAGTGATTGTATGGGATGCTTTCACTACCAACAAG GAGCATGCTGTGACAATGCCCTGCACCTGGGTGATGGCCTGCGCCTACGCCCCCTCCGGCTGTGCTGTGGCTTGTGG ggGCCTGGACAACAAATGCTCGGTGTATCCTCTGTCTCTGGACAAGAATGAGAACTTGGCTGCCAAGAAGAAATCCGTGGCCATGCACACAAACTACCTGTCTGCCTGTAGCTTCACCAACTCGGATATGCAG ATCCTGACGTCCAGCGGGGATGGAACTTGTGCATTATGGGACGTCGAGAGTGGGCAGCTGTTGCAGAGTTTCCATGGACACGCAGCAGACGTGCTCTGTCTGGACCTGGCCCCCTCTGAGACTGGAAACACGTTTGTTTCAGGG GGCTGTGATAAGAAGGCGAATGTGTGGGACATGCGTTCAGGACAGTGTATTCAGTCCTTTGAAACTCATGAATCGGACATAAATAGTGTGCG ATACTATCCCAGTGGAGATGCATTTGCATCTGGCTCAGATGATGCTACA TGCCGCCTGTATGACTtaagggcagacagagaagTGGCGATTTATTCCAAAGAGAGCATCATATTTGGGGTGTCCAGTGTTGACTTCTCTCTCAGTG GACGACTACTGTTTGGCGGCTACAATGACTACACCATAAACGTTTGGGATGTTCTCAAAGGAACACGGGTCTCCATTCTGTTTGGACATGAGAACCGTGTCAGCACACTGCGCGTTTCCCCAGATGGGACGGCCTTCAGCACAGGTTCCTGGGACCACACTCTTCGG atctgGGCTTAA